In Bradyrhizobium sp. 170, the DNA window ACGGCGATTGCGGTGCTCGACGGCACCGGCGATCAGGGCTCGATCTCGCTTTACGTCGTCGAACATGGCGCGATGCGCCGGCTCTACTGCAACGACAGCATGTTCGATTCACTCGGCGCGTTCTACAGCGTGATCTCGTCGACGCAGGGTGGCTGGACTTGGCTTTCCAGCGAGGGCCGCTACATGGGCGCCGCCGCGTGGGGCGACATGGACCGCGCCAGCAATCCCTATTATGCGCGGCTCAAGGGCGTTCTGCACTTCGGCAGCGGTGGCGAAGTCCGGCTCAACCGCGCGATGGCCAACTGGTACTGCGACCCCTTCGATCATCCCTACAAGCAGGCGCTGACGGAAATACTCGGCGAACCGCTCAGGCTGGACCAGCTCTGGAATCCGGATGCGGTGCTGCGTGTCGAGGACATCCATCATCGCCCCGATACCAAGGACCGCCTCGACAAGGCCGCCGCCACCCAACTGGTGTTCGAGGACGCGATGATCCACGTCGTCGATCATCTGTTGCGCGTGTCAGGCGCGAACCGGCTGGTGCTGACCGGCGGCGTGGCGCTGAACGCGGTCGGCAATATGCGGCTGCTCGAACATTTCGACGAGGCCTGGTTCGCCAAAGCCCAGCAGCGCCACACGCGCCTGAATCTGTGGGTGCCGCCGGTCCCCGGCGATCCCGGCGTCACCATCGGCGCCGCCTGGCTGTTCGCGCATCTGGCGGGTGCCCCGCGCGGCGCACCGATGACGCACGCTTTCTATTGCGGCACGCCACCGACGCGGCAAGACATTGCTGGCGCGCTCGAGGCCGATGACATCGCCTCGCAACGCATCGGTGACATCTCGACGGCTGAAGGCCGCGACGCCATCGCCGATCTAGTGGCCTTCATGGTCGCGCAAAGCGGCGTCATCGCGCTCTATCAGGGCGCAGCCGAAACCGGTCCCCGCGCGCTTGGCCATCGTTCGATCCTCGCCAACCCCTGCGACCCCGCGGCGCGCGAACGGCTGAACGAGCGCGTCAAATACCGCGAGGCCATTCGCCCGCTGGCGCCGATGGCGACGCTGGAAGCCGCGCGAGAATATTTCGAACTGCTGCCTGGTGCCTCGGATGCCGGTTACAACGCATACAATTTCATGGTGCTGACGGCGCATTCGAAGTCGCATGCCCGCGAAAAAATACCGGCCGTCATTCACGCCGATGGCACCGGCCGCATCCAGATCGTGCGCGCCGAGGATGATCCCCTCACCTATGCCTATCTGAAGGCGCTCGGCCGCCATATCGGCGTCGAGCTGTCCGTCAACACCTCCTTCAATGTCGCAGGACCGATCGCGCAAACGCCGCAGCAGGCGATCGACACGCTACGCCGCTCAAAGGGGCTCGATGCCGTCATCATGGTAGCCGACAACGGCACCGTGCACGCCGCCTGGCACGGCGGCGAGCGCGACAGCGGAAGGTTCAGAAACTGGCTCGCCGACTGGAAGAAGACATCGGCTTCCAGCCAGCGCACGCGATAATTCGCTGCTTCCCTGAGATCGGGTGATCCGCCGGTTCAGAGATCGACGCGTTCGCTCGCAACCGCCTTGCGTTCCGCCATGTTGAACCGGCCGCCATAGATCGGACGCTCACCGGTCGTCGGACCGGGATACTGGACGATGAATATCTCCCCGCCCGTTTCGGTGCGGAATTCGCCCTCAAAGTGCGGGTCGGGATGGAACAGCACCGTTCCCGGACCATGCAGCGTTCCGTCGATTGAAAACTCGCCTTTCAGGATATGCCAGACCTGCGCGAAGCCATGATAGTGCTCGGGGTGATAGGCGCCGGCCTCAAGCCGCAGAATTCCCGCGTTCGGTTCGGTCGGACGTTCCGGTCGCGGATGAAAAAGCATTTTGCCTGTCTCGCCCGGCCACCGGATTGTCTCCCAATCGACCTCCTCGAAATGGCGCGCCTCGTAAGGCTTGTGGTCCTTTCGCGACGCTTCGCGCGCGGTCGTCAATTCCGCATTTGCGGCCGCCGTATCGGGAATCTCCTTGCTGACAGCACTCATTTTGCTCTCCCTTTTGCCGTGCTCTCTCGTTCGCTTTTCCTGCCCGCAATATTGCTCCACCACTCGACCGCGATGGCCGACTGATTTTCGATTGATGTCACCATGAGCAGGCGCGCAGTGCCGGACCCGCGCGCCCATGCCATATGCGGTACGTCCGAGCGCAAATGAATCGAATCCCCGCGCTCCAGCGCGATGGTTTCGTCGCCCACCTGAAATTCGACACTGCCTTCGAGGACAAAGCACATTTCTTCGCCGGGATGCGCGACCAGCGTCGGCCTGCGCGGTTTTGCCGACAATTCGAGCAGGAAAGTTTCCAGCCGCTGCTCGCCTATGCCTGAAGCGAGCTTGCGCCAGGCATAGTTTGCGTCAGCGTCCTTCGATGGAACGGCATCGATTGACCGAACCACGCGATACGCGCGCGTCCGGTCCTCGCCTTCGACGTCGGCAAACAATTCGGCCGGCGGCACCTGAAGGACGCCGGCAATTTCCAGCAGATTGCCGATCGAACACGCGATCAGTCCGCGCTCGATCCGCGAGAGAAATGTCACTGATAGCCCGACCATTCCGGCGAGTTCATCGAGCGTCAAACCGCGCGCCGAGCGGGCCCGGCGAATGACGGCTCCAATTGCGGCAAGGCGCGCCGCCTCGCGGGCGCGCCGGCCAGATTCTGCCGAAACCACGCGGCTCTCCCGTTTGCTTATAAGGCAAATCGTATTGCTATATAGGTAAATGTCAAGTTGGCTCGCATCGCCTGCGCGAGCGAACTAACGTTCGAGGAACTTCAGCACGCGGCCGTCGATCAACAGCAGCGCACTGCCGATCACCAGTGCGCCCGCGATTTCACGCTGCGAAATCTGCTCGCCGAGCACGAGCGAGCCGAGCAGGATGGCCGTAACAGGCACAAGCAGCGTCACCAGCATGACGTTGGTGGCGCCGGAGCGCCGCAGCACCTGGAAGAAAACGATATAGGCCAGCGCCGTCGACAACGCGGCGAGGCCGAGCACCGCGAGCCATGTCACCGTATCAGGCATTGGCAATTGCCAGGGACGCTCGAAGATGCCGGCGACGACAGCCATCATCAGGCTCGATGCCATCAATTGAAACGTGGCGGTAGCAAGCGGCGGCGAATCCGATAGCGCGCGCCGGGCTATCAGCGCGGAGATGCCGTAGCTCAGCGCCGCCGCGAGACACAGCAGGACGCCGAGCCCCTGCCCGCTGGCAAAGCCTACTCCGCTGCCGCGAAGGATCACGACGCCGACAAGGCCGACGATCACACCGGCCACACGCCTGATGACGAGCTTCTCCTCGCCCGCCGCCGCCATCACCGCCACCGTGAACAACGGCGTGGTGGCATTGAGGATCGAAGCCAACCCGCTCGGGATGTACACCTGTCCGGTGACGATCAGCGAGAACGGCAGCACATTGTTGAACAAGGCGATGAGGAAGAACGGCCTCCAGCCCATCCACCCCTTCGGAAACGGCAGTCGCTGCGCGCAAAGCACCGGCAGCAGGATCATGGCGGCCAGCAGCACGCGCAACAGCACGAGCGTGAACGGCGGCAACTCGCGTAGCACCACGCCATTGAAGAAGAACGATCCGCCCCACAGGATCGACAATGCGGCAAGCAACGTCCAGTCGCGCGCATCGATCCGGCCGTCGCTGACTGTCATTCGCAAGAACCTGGTGAAATCGCGCAACAAGCTAGGATCGGACGCGCGTCGCGGTCCACCCGATTTCCGAAGATTATTTCGGCTGCGACACGATCTCGATCATCTTGCCTTCGTCATCGTCGGGCGCGCTTGCCTTCGCCTTCTCATAGGCGGCAAGCGCGGCGCGGCTGACGGGCACGTCGGGCAGCAGCGTTTCGGCCAGCGCCACCGCGTAAACCGCATCCTTGTGGCGAAGCGCCGCTGTGAACGACGCACCGGAAAAGTCGCGCGCCACCATGCGCTTTGAATGCCGGATCACCTGCGGGCTCGCCACCGCACCGGTCGCCATCGCTTCCGCCACGAGATTCATATCGAGCCCGGCCTGCTCGGCCATTGCGATGCCTTCGGCGAGGCTAGCGATCTGCACCGCGCCCATCAGGTTGTTGATCAGCTTGAAGACCGTGCCGGTACCGACCGCGCCGAAATGCCTGATCAGGTCGCCGATCGGCGCGAGATAGGGCCTTGCCCGGTCGAGATCTGCCGTGTCAGCACCGACCAGCAAGGTCAGCTTTCCGGCAGCCGCCGCTTGCGGCAGGCCGGTGACGGGGCAGTCGATATAGATGAGGCCGCGGCCGCGCAGTTCGCGCGCCATGTCGAGCGCGTGCTGATGCGAGACGGTCGAGCATTCGATCGCGAGGCCGCCCGCCTTCATCGTTGCAGCCGCGCCATCCTTGCCGAGCCAGACCGCGTGGGATGCCCCGTCGTCGGCGACCATGGTCACAACGGCATCAGCGCCATCGGCAGCCTCCGCCGGAGATGCGGCCCAACGCGCGCCGCGCGCGATCAGGTCTTCCGCTTTCGCCTTGCTGCGATTCCACACCGCAACCGCAAAACCTGCATCGAGATAGCGGCCGGCCATGCCGTGGCCCATCCGCCCGAGCCCGATGAAGGCCACTTTGGTCATGGATTAATCCACATCCTCGACCGCGCCGGGCGTGGTGCCAAAGGCGCGCTGCGCCAGCGTCGCCGCCATGAACTCGTCGAGGTCGCCGTCGAGCACACCTGATGTATCCGAGGTCTGCACGCCGGTGCGCAGGTCCTTCACCATCTGGTAGGGCTGCAGGACGTAGGAGCGGATCTGGTGGCCCCAACCGATGTCGGTCTTGGCGGCCTGGTCGGCGGCGGCCTGCTCCTCGCGCCGCTTCAGTTCGATTTCGTAGAGCCGCGCGCGCAACATGTCCCAGGCCTGGGCGCGGTTCTTGTGCTGCGAGCGGCCGGCCTGGCAGACCACCGCGACGCCGGTCGGAATATGCGTCAGGCGTACTGCGGATTCAGTCTTGTTGACGTGCTGGCCGCCGGCGCCGCCCGAGCGCATGGTGTCGGTGCGCACGTCGGACTCGGCGATATCGATCTTGATGCTGTTATCGACCACCGGAAAAATCGCCACCGACGAGAACGAGGTGTGCCGCCGCGCGTTGGAATCGAACGGCGATATCCGCACCAGGCGGTGCACGCCGGCTTCCGTCTTCAGCCAGCCATAGGCGTTGTGCCCGCTGATCTGGATGGTAGCGGATTTGATGCCGGCTTCTTCGCCGGGAGTCTCTTCGAGATACTCGATCTTGAAGCCGTGCTCCTCGGCCCAGCGCGTATACATGCGCAGCAGCATCGCCGCCCAGTCCTGGCTTTCGGTGCCGCCGGCGCCGGCATGCACCTCGAGATAGGAATCGAACTTGTCAGCCTCGCCCGAGAGCAGCGCTTCCAGCTCGCGGCGGGCGACTTCCTTCTTCAGGGCTTTTAGCGCGTTCTCCGCCTCGACCACGACGCCTTCATCGTTCTCGGCCTCGCCAAGCGCGATCATCTCGACATTGTCGTCGAGCTCACGCTCGACCTTGCCGATGCCCTCGAGCGCATCCACCAGCGAGGTGCGCTCCTGCATCAGCTTCTGGGCCTTCTGGGGATCGTTCCAGAGATTGGGATCTTCGGCGAGCTTGTTCAGCTCGGCGAGGCGAGCTGTTGATGTCTCGACGTCAAAGATGCCTCCTCAGCAGCCCGACTGACTGCTTGATCTCTTCTACGAGGCGTTCGACTTCGGCGCGCATGGTCTCTTCTGTCTGCGGTCGGACCGCTATTGGATGGTGTGCGTGGGATGTAGCGGCCTGCGCCCCAAAGCGCAATCCGCAAACGTCCGCTAGTAAAGCCGGCCGGTTCCTGGACGCATGATATTGCCGGCGTCAGGCGACATTCCCTGCACGTTTCCGGCCTCGGGTGGGATTCCCGGCGGCATCGGCACGCGTCCCTCGCCCTCGGCGACGCTGACGGGGACGTAATTCTCCGGCGGCGCGGTGCCGGGCTTGAAGGCTTCGAGGACGGTGCGGCCGCCCTCGCCTTGACCAGGGCGCATGCCGCTCTTGGCATCGATGCGAACCAGCCGGATGCCGGGGGGAACCTTGAACGGGGTCGGCGGCTTGTCGGCAAGCGCGAGCTTCATGAAATCCTTCGCGATCGGGGCGGCGATACGGCTGGCCTGCGCGGCCCGGCCCAGAGTGCGCGGCTTGTCGTAGCCAAGATAGAGGCCGACAACGAGATCGGGCGAAAAGCCGACGAACCAGACGTCTTTTCCGTCGCTGGTGGTGCCGGTCTTGCCGGCGATCGGCTTGCCGACCTCGCGCAGGATCGTCGCCGTTCCTCCCTGCACCACCCCCTCGAGCATCGAGGTGATCTGGTAGGCGGTCAAGGAATCGAGCACCTGCTCCCGGCGGTCGACAAGCTGGGGCTCGGGCTGATTCTTCCAGCCGCCCGGCGCGTCGCAGCCGCGGCACTCGCGCTGGTCATGCTTGAAGATCGTGCGTCCGTAGCGGTCCTGGATACGGTCGATCAGCGTCGGCTTCACCCGCCGGCCGCCGTTGGCGAACATCGAATAGGCCGTCACCATCCGCATGACCGTGGTCTCGCCGGCGCCCAGCGAATAGGAAAGATAATTCGGCAACTCTTCGTACACACCAAAGCGTTTGGCGTATTCGCCGATCAAGGGCATGCCGACATCCTGCGCCAGCCGCACCGTG includes these proteins:
- a CDS encoding DMT family transporter → MTVSDGRIDARDWTLLAALSILWGGSFFFNGVVLRELPPFTLVLLRVLLAAMILLPVLCAQRLPFPKGWMGWRPFFLIALFNNVLPFSLIVTGQVYIPSGLASILNATTPLFTVAVMAAAGEEKLVIRRVAGVIVGLVGVVILRGSGVGFASGQGLGVLLCLAAALSYGISALIARRALSDSPPLATATFQLMASSLMMAVVAGIFERPWQLPMPDTVTWLAVLGLAALSTALAYIVFFQVLRRSGATNVMLVTLLVPVTAILLGSLVLGEQISQREIAGALVIGSALLLIDGRVLKFLER
- the prfB gene encoding peptide chain release factor 2 (programmed frameshift) — encoded protein: MRAEVERLVEEIKQSVGLLRRHLDVETSTARLAELNKLAEDPNLWNDPQKAQKLMQERTSLVDALEGIGKVERELDDNVEMIALGEAENDEGVVVEAENALKALKKEVARRELEALLSGEADKFDSYLEVHAGAGGTESQDWAAMLLRMYTRWAEEHGFKIEYLEETPGEEAGIKSATIQISGHNAYGWLKTEAGVHRLVRISPFDSNARRHTSFSSVAIFPVVDNSIKIDIAESDVRTDTMRSGGAGGQHVNKTESAVRLTHIPTGVAVVCQAGRSQHKNRAQAWDMLRARLYEIELKRREEQAAADQAAKTDIGWGHQIRSYVLQPYQMVKDLRTGVQTSDTSGVLDGDLDEFMAATLAQRAFGTTPGAVEDVD
- a CDS encoding carbamoyltransferase C-terminal domain-containing protein; protein product: MGLEQNIRIGPRHSRLADIGFRFARWLAATTMGAAGFHQLGSKFADARIAHVRDKLGRGETVYLAGLGAPGTHNSGLALVEVTQAHGPRLIVNNEEERFSGNKHTTEYPKLSIDAAVATLREMGRDIGDIDAWLTSWDYPTLAGTMARSVLEELPQSFKLVRTTEAAGFDGRRLDQMTRTPKILARQLGLAERVPLICLPHHDNHAWFSYAASPFADDGKPTAIAVLDGTGDQGSISLYVVEHGAMRRLYCNDSMFDSLGAFYSVISSTQGGWTWLSSEGRYMGAAAWGDMDRASNPYYARLKGVLHFGSGGEVRLNRAMANWYCDPFDHPYKQALTEILGEPLRLDQLWNPDAVLRVEDIHHRPDTKDRLDKAAATQLVFEDAMIHVVDHLLRVSGANRLVLTGGVALNAVGNMRLLEHFDEAWFAKAQQRHTRLNLWVPPVPGDPGVTIGAAWLFAHLAGAPRGAPMTHAFYCGTPPTRQDIAGALEADDIASQRIGDISTAEGRDAIADLVAFMVAQSGVIALYQGAAETGPRALGHRSILANPCDPAARERLNERVKYREAIRPLAPMATLEAAREYFELLPGASDAGYNAYNFMVLTAHSKSHAREKIPAVIHADGTGRIQIVRAEDDPLTYAYLKALGRHIGVELSVNTSFNVAGPIAQTPQQAIDTLRRSKGLDAVIMVADNGTVHAAWHGGERDSGRFRNWLADWKKTSASSQRTR
- a CDS encoding XRE family transcriptional regulator, which translates into the protein MVSAESGRRAREAARLAAIGAVIRRARSARGLTLDELAGMVGLSVTFLSRIERGLIACSIGNLLEIAGVLQVPPAELFADVEGEDRTRAYRVVRSIDAVPSKDADANYAWRKLASGIGEQRLETFLLELSAKPRRPTLVAHPGEEMCFVLEGSVEFQVGDETIALERGDSIHLRSDVPHMAWARGSGTARLLMVTSIENQSAIAVEWWSNIAGRKSERESTAKGRAK
- a CDS encoding NAD(P)-dependent oxidoreductase, whose translation is MTKVAFIGLGRMGHGMAGRYLDAGFAVAVWNRSKAKAEDLIARGARWAASPAEAADGADAVVTMVADDGASHAVWLGKDGAAATMKAGGLAIECSTVSHQHALDMARELRGRGLIYIDCPVTGLPQAAAAGKLTLLVGADTADLDRARPYLAPIGDLIRHFGAVGTGTVFKLINNLMGAVQIASLAEGIAMAEQAGLDMNLVAEAMATGAVASPQVIRHSKRMVARDFSGASFTAALRHKDAVYAVALAETLLPDVPVSRAALAAYEKAKASAPDDDEGKMIEIVSQPK